One window of the Triticum dicoccoides isolate Atlit2015 ecotype Zavitan chromosome 3B, WEW_v2.0, whole genome shotgun sequence genome contains the following:
- the LOC119282252 gene encoding chitinase CLP-like gives MWQPKDLVLVAISLCVLACTVAGDGGGRPLVTAVTRDAATSLYTIPVKSSRPLPLVLDLSGPIVWSTCDGGASHDTLECNSMDCMRAHRFHPPNCQHTGYGMPDAHNPYRCKCTAHPHNPVSGDTASGDMTRVTLSANATDGRNPLGPVSFTAVTSCALDSLLAGLPVGAVGVAGLARSGLAFPAQVSRTQGVANSFVLCLPSGQGNGVAIFGGGPLFAANGRSITELLGSGTPLRKHGESPGYYISASRGIAVDGARVPLDSYAPLTIGFSTTIPYAELRHDVYRPLINAFDQAMERQGAITTGARVPSPAAAPFELCYNSSRLSPTRFGYFVPTVELMLEGGRNWTVFGINSMAQVNRATACFAFVEMKAGDKSWYGGVAAPAVVLGGFQMQQNLLMFDEEKQTLGFTGQLTGRGLSCGHFNFTMPA, from the coding sequence ATGTGGCAACCAAAGGACCTCGTCCTCGTCGCCATCTCGCTCTGTGTGCTTGCATGCACGgtggcgggcgacggcggcggcaggcCGCTCGTGACGGCCGTCACAAGGGATGCCGCCACCTCCCTCTACACCATCCCCGTCAAGTCCAGCCGCCCGCTGCCGCTGGTCCTCGACCTCTCCGGCCCCATCGTCTGGTCCACCTGCGACGGCGGCGCCTCCCACGACACGCTCGAGTGCAACAGCATGGACTGCATGCGCGCGCACCGCTTCCATCCGCCCAACTGCCAGCATACCGGCTACGGCATGCCGGACGCCCACAACCCCTACCGCTGCAAGTGCACCGCGCACCCGCACAACCCCGTCTCCGGCGACACCGCGTCAGGGGACATGACGCGCGTCACGCTCTCCGCCAACGCCACCGACGGAAGGAACCCGTTGGGCCCGGTGTCGTTCACCGCCGTGACGTCCTGCGCGCTGGACTCCCTGTTAGCGGGGCTGCCGGTGGGGGCCGTCGGCGTCGCGGGGCTCGCGCGCTCCGGCCTCGCCTTCCCCGCTCAGGTCTCGCGCACGCAGGGCGTCGCTAACTCGTTCGTGCTCTGCCTCCCAAGCGGCCAAGGAAACGGCGTCGCCATCTTCGGCGGTGGCCCGCTCTTCGCGGCGAATGGGCGGTCCATCACGGAGTTGCTTGGCAGCGGTACCCCGCTCCGCAAGCACGGGGAATCCCCCGGCTACTACATCTCGGCCAGCAGGGGCATCGCCGTGGACGGAGCGCGGGTGCCGCTGGACTCGTACGCACCTCTCACCATTGGCTTCTCCACGACGATCCCGTACgcggagctccgccacgacgtgtACCGCCCGCTCATCAACGCGTTCGACCAGGCCATGGAACGCCAGGGTGCGATTACTACCGGTGCGAGGGTCCCCTCACCGGCTGCGGCGCCGTTCGAGCTGTGCTACAACTCGTCCAGGCTTTCGCCGACGCGGTTCGGCTACTTTGTGCCAACGGTCGAGCTGATGCTGGAAGGCGGCAGGAACTGGACGGTGTTCGGCATCAACTCCATGGCGCAGGTGAACCGCGCCACGGCGTGCTTCGCTTTCGTCGAGATGAAGGCGGGGGACAAGTCCTGGTATGGCGGCGTTGCCGCGCCGGCCGTGGTGCTCGGAGGGTTTCAGATGCAGCAGAACCTGCTAATGTTCGACGAGGAGAAGCAGACGCTCGGGTTCACCGGGCAGCTGACTGGCAGGGGGCTCTCGTGCGGCCATTTCAATTTTACGATGCCCGCGTAA